A part of Rattus rattus isolate New Zealand chromosome 4, Rrattus_CSIRO_v1, whole genome shotgun sequence genomic DNA contains:
- the Nrros gene encoding transforming growth factor beta activator LRRC33 encodes MEFLPLWLCLGFHFLIVEWRSGRGAATAASQGGCKVVDRVADCRNLNLASVPSGLPAHSRMLVLDANPLRVLWNHSLQAYPRLEDLSLHSCHLDRISHRAFQEQGHLRTLVLADNRLSENYKESATALHTLLRLRRLDLSGNSLTEDMAGLMLQNLSSLEVVSLARNTLMRLDDSVFEGLERLVELDLQRNYIFEIEGGAFDGLTELRRLNLAYNNLPCIVDFSLTQLRFLNVSYNVLEWFLAAREEAAFELEVLDLSHNQLLFFPLLPQCGKLHTLLLQDNSMGFYRELYNTSSPQEMVAQFLLVDGNVTNITTVSLWEEFSSSDLSALRFLDMSQNQFRHLPDGFLKKTPSLSHLNLNQNCLTKLHIREHEPPGALTELDLSGNQLAELHLAPGLTGSLKNLRVFNLSSNQLLGVPTGLFHSASSITTLDMSHNQISLCPQTVPLDWEEPSSCVDFRNMASLRSLSLDGCGLKALQDCPFQGTSLTHLDLSSNWGILNGSVSPLSAVAPTLQVLSLRNVGLGSGAAEMDFSGFGNLRELDLSGNSLTSFPKFKGSSALQTLDLRRNSLTALPQRVVSEQPLRGLQTIYLSQNPYDCCGVEGWGALQHLKTIADLSMVTCNLSSKIIRVVELPEGMPQDCKWGQVDTGLFYLVLILPSCLTLLVASTVIFLTFKKPLLQVIKSRCHWSSIY; translated from the coding sequence GTCGACCGAGTCGCTGACTGCCGCAATCTGAACCTTGCTTCAGTACCCAGCGGTCTCCCGGCCCATTCCCGGATGCTCGTTCTGGATGCCAACCCTCTCAGGGTTCTGTGGAATCATTCCCTCCAGGCCTACCCACGCCTGGAGGACCTCAGCCTGCACAGCTGTCACCTGGACCGTATCAGCCACCGGGCCTTCCAAGAGCAAGGCCACTTACGAACCCTGGTTCTGGCAGACAACCGCCTCTCCGAGAACTACAAGGAGTCGGCCACAGCTCTCCACACCCTGCTGCGACTTCGGAGACTGGACTTGTCTGGAAACTCCCTGACGGAAGACATGGCGGGTCTCATGCTTCAGAACCTCTCCTCATTGGAGGTCGTGTCCTTGGCAAGGAATACCCTCATGAGGCTCGACGACTCTGTCTTCGAGGGCCTGGAGCGCCTCGTGGAGCTGGATTTGCAGAGAAACTACATCTTTGAGATCGAGGGCGGCGCGTTTGACGGCTTGACTGAGCTGAGGCGTCTCAACCTGGCCTACAACAACCTCCCCTGCATCGTGGACTTCAGCCTCACACAGCTGCGGTTCCTCAACGTCAGTTACAACGTCCTGGAGTGGTTCCTGGCAGCCAGGGAGGAGGCGGCCTTCGAACTGGAGGTGCTGGACCTGTCTCACAACCAGCTGCTCTTCTTCCCGCTCCTGCCTCAGTGCGGCAAGCTGCACACGCTCCTGCTGCAGGACAACAGCATGGGCTTCTACAGGGAGCTTTACAACACCTCCTCCCCACAGGAGATGGTGGCCCAGTTCCTTCTCGTGGATGGTAACGTTACTAATATCACAACCGTCAGCCTCTGGGAGGAGTTCTCCTCCAGCGACCTGTCAGCGCTTCGCTTCCTGGACATGAGCCAAAACCAGTTCCGGCACCTGCCGGATGGTTTCCTGAAGAAAACGCCTTCCCTTTCCCACCTGAACCTCAACCAAAATTGCCTGACGAAGCTCCACATTCGGGAGCACGAGCCGCCGGGAGCGCTCACTGAGCTGGATCTGAGCGGCAACCAGCTAGCAGAGCTGCACTTGGCCCCGGGGCTCACTGGCTCCCTCAAGAACCTCAGAGTGTTCAACCTGAGCTCCAACCAGCTCCTGGGAGTCCCCACTGGCCTTTTCCACAGCGCCAGCAGCATCACTACACTTGACATGAGTCACAATCAGATCTCACTTTGTCCCCAGACGGTGCCCTTAGACTGGGAGGAGCCCTCCAGTTGTGTGGATTTCAGAAACATGGCCTCTCTGAGGAGCCTTTCTCTGGATGGCTGTGGGCTGAAGGCATTACAAGACTGCCCATTCCAGGGGACCTCCCTCACTCATTTAGACCTGTCTAGCAACTGGGGGATTCTGAATGGGAGCGTCAGCCCTCTCTCGGCTGTTGCCCCTACATTACAGGTCCTGTCTCTCAGGAACGTGGGCCTTGGTTCTGGCGCTGCAGAGATGGACTTCTCTGGGTTTGGGAATCTGAGGGAGTTGGATCTGTCAGGAAATTCCCTGACCAGCTTCCCCAAGTTCAAGGGCAGTTCGGCCCTGCAGACTCTCGACCTCCGCAGAAACTCTCTCACAGCCCTACCTCAGAGGGTTGTGTCGGAGCAGCCTCTGAGGGGTCTACAGACCATCTACCTCAGCCAGAACCCTTATGACTGCtgtggggtggagggatggggtgcCCTGCAGCACCTCAAGACTATTGCGGACCTGTCCATGGTCACTTGCAACCTCTCTTCCAAGATCATTCGTGTGGTAGAGTTACCAGAGGGCATGCCTCAGGACTGTAAGTGGGGGCAGGTGGACACTGGTCTATTCTACCTCGTGCTCATTCTGCCCAGCTGCCTCACCCTGCTGGTGGCCAGCACCGTCATCTTCCTCACTTTTAAGAAGCCTTTGCTTCAGGTCATCAAGAGCCGCTGTCACTGGTCCTCCATATACTGA